In Thermobaculum terrenum ATCC BAA-798, the DNA window AGTATCGTTCTAATAGAAGGGTCATCGTCAGCTACTAGAATATGGCGATTATTTTCCGCCAATTGACTACTCCTGTGGGAATCTCCAAAAGTTGTCATCCGAAATAAAAAGTTCCCTACGGCAAAAATTATATGCTAATTATCAGCTTAGCTGCAATTAGGGTGTACGATCGGCTGTGAGTATAACGGTAAGGACTCCGAATAGTATTATGAACATCCCAATCATATCTCGTAAGGTTACTGGTTCCTTTACAAACAGCCATGCTAGAAGGGTTCCCCCGGGCACCTCCAGCGTCGATAGAACGTTAGCATGTGCAGCGTGTATCCTCCTGAGAGCCGCGTTGTAGAGTGTATGTCCCATACCGAGAGGTACGATGGCGAGGGCTAGAAGGGCAATGATATTGGTCATACTGTAGGAACTGTTGATCATTGAGTGTGCTGCTAGAGGCAGTAGCCACAATGATGCCGTCAAGTAAGTGCCCCCAGCATATACCAGGAGAGGATATTTATTTCTTTCCCCTCTCCCCATAACTGAGTAGACTCCAAATGCCGCTGCTGATAGGATAGCCAAGAAGTTGCCTATCAACCTGCTCTTATCAAGCCCCAGGTCAAAGCCAGAAAATATCATTACTCCCACGACTACTATGCAGATACCTAGCCACTGCCTCCAGTTGATGCTTTCGTGTAATGCCAGTGCTGCAAAAAGGGCGACAAACACTGGAGCGGTATATACGAGCGCTAGGGAGTTGGAGACGGTAGTATATTCAAGAGACGCTATGTAGAAGAAAAAGTGCATTGCTGCTACTAGCCCATACGCAAGAAAGCGGTAGTTGAATGGGTTGTGCTTCAAAGATAGTTGAGACGATATCAAAGCTGCGCCTAACACTAACAGACCAGCTATAAGCATTCTCCAGAAGGTTATCTCAATGCTGCTGATATCTTTGATTACCCTTATGAGTACGGCACTTGTACTGAACATCGACACGGCAACAAAAGCCAAGGCGATGCCTGACAACTGTTTAGTTCTATCCTTGGTGCCTTGCTTCATACCTTCTAACCTACATAGTTAGTAGATACGCTATAATCCTTTCTAGGTTTACATTTCATAATTTGAGGAGAAAAGTGTCTTCAGATCAGGATCTAGCAAAGTTGATAAGAGACGTCCCCGATTTTCCCAAGCAGGGGATATTGTTCAAAGATATTACCACACTTCTTAAAGATAAGGACGCGTTTAAGAAATCTATAGACCTTCTGGCGGAGAGGTTTGCTAACGACCATATAGACAAGGTCGTAGCAGCAGAAAGTAGAGGCTTTATCTTTGGTGCTCCTCTAGCCTACCTGTTGAATGCTGGGTTTGTGCCTGTTCGCAAGTTGGGCAGGCTACCCGCTAAAGCTATAAGAGCCGAATATACCCTTGAATATGGCACTAACTTTGTTGAGATACATGTGGATGCCATAGAGCCTGGAGAGAAGGTTCTTATAGTAGATGACTTACTAGCTACTGGTGGCACGGTGGGTGCCACTATAGAACTTGTAAAGAAGTTAGAAGGGGACATAGTAGCGTTAGCTTTCCTGGTAGAGCTGTCCTTCCTGAAAGGGAGAGAAAGGCTGAAGGACTACAGGATAGAAACCATAATAACTTACTAGTCTTAGGAGGCAAATAAACTGAGTACTTCGACTTATTACGACGTGAAAGACATGTCTCTAGCAGCTAAGGGCCATGACCGTATAGCTTGGGCTGCTCGTGAGATGCCAGTGCTTTCTAGGATAGCTGACAGGTTTGATCGTGAGAAGCCGCTGGCTGGAGTGAAGATAGCTGCTTGTCTACACGTAACTACTGAGACGGCTAATCTCATGCTCACTCTTATGAGAGGTGGAGCTGAGATAGCTCTTGCTGCGAGCAATCCACTCTCAACGCAGGATGATGTTGCCGCAGCACTTGTTGAAAAGGGTATATCTGTGTTTGCGATCAAGGGTGAAGATGAGGATACCTACTATAGCCATATAAGAGCTGTATTGGATACACATCCTAATATCACCATGGATGATGGTGCCGACCTGGTAACAACTTTGCACACTGAGCGATTGGACATAATAGACGATGTAAGGGCGGGAACTGAGGAAACAACCACTGGGGTTATTCGCCTCAAAGCTATGGCTGCTGATGAACAACTTAAGTATCCCATCATAGCTGTCAATGAGGCTTATACTAAGCACCTGTTTGATAACAGGTATGGCACTGGCCAGAGTACGATCGATGGTCTTCTAAGGGCGACGAATATCCTCCTGGCTGGAAAGGTATTTGTCGTTGCGGGTTATGGTTGGTGTGGAAAGGGTTTGGCCAGCAGGGCTAGAGGTATGGGCTGCCAGGTCGTGGTCACTGAAGTAGATCCCATAAAAGCCCTTGAGGCTGTAATGGATGGTTTCCGTGTTATGCCAATGACTGAAGCTGCCAAGATTGCTGATGTTATAGTAACGGTTACTGGAGGGCTTCATGCGGTCAACGCTGAAGCTGTTCAAAACCTCAAGGATGGAGTTATCTTGGCGAACTCGGGCCATTTCAATGACGAGATAGATATTCCTGCCATAGAGAAGCTGTCAGTAGCTAGAAGGATGAGAAGAGATTTTGTCGAGGAGTTTGAGCTCAAAGATGGCAGGAAGATTTATTTGCTTGCAGAGGGCCGGCTTCTAAACCTTTCTGCAGCTGAGGGACATCCGGCAGCCGTGATGGATATGAGCTTTGCTAATCAAGCGCTTTCGATCGAATGGTTGGTCAACAATGCTTCTGGCTTGGAGCCCAAAGTATTCTCCGTTCCCGAGGAAATAGACAGGAACGTGGCCCAGACTAAGCTTGAGTCTCTAGGCATTACAATAGATAAACTGTCGGAAGAGCAGCTAGCCTACGCTTCAGAATGGAGATCTGGTACCTAATACCTATGTGGAGGAAAAGTCGAATATGAGCAGTGTCATTAAGTTCGGTACCGACGGTTGGCGTGCTGTCATCGCCGAAGATTATACGTTTTCTAACGTACGATTGGTTTCGCAGGCGGTTGCTCAGTACTTGAATAAGGATGTAGGTGGGAACGCACCTGTCATCATCGGCTATGACACTCGCTTTGGTAGTGAGTACTTCGCTCAAGCTGCTGCAGAGGTGTTGGCAGCTAACGGAATCAAAGTCGTGCTAACCGACAGATGTACTCCCACTCCTGCGGTATCTCTGGCGGTTATAGAGCAGCATCTGCGTGGGGGTATCGTAATAACAGCGAGCCATAATCCGGGCATATGGAATGGGTTTAAGTACAAACCTGATTATGGCGGCTCGGCCTCACCCGAAGTTATAGCGAAGATAGAGGCTGAATTAGCAGGATTGCAGCCAGGTGATGTTCAGAGGATGCCCATTGAAGAGGCTAAGTCCAAGGGATTAGTGGAGCTGCAGGATGTAGGGCCAGCATATCGTAAGAGGCTATCCGAGTTGGTAGATGTCGAGACTCTCAAGGGTCGCCAGGGAACGGTCGTTTACGACGCTATGTTTGGAGCTGGAATAGGACATCTTCCCCAGCTGCTAAGCGGCGGAAACCTGAAGGTAGTTGAGATAAACAACGAACGTAATCCCATATTCCCAGGTATGCATGCTCCCGAGCCCATAGCTCTAAATCTCCGCAAGCTATGCGAAACTGTGCCTCAGGCTGGTGCATCTCTGGGAATTGCTACTGACGGTGATGCTGATCGTGTGGGTATAGTAGATGAGAGGGGTGAGTTTGTCGACCAGCTCAAAGTATACGCTCTCATAGCTTATTATCTGCTTGAGGTCAGAGGTCAAAGAGGCCCCTTGGTCAAGACCATATCTCAAAGCTATATGGTCAATAGACTTGGAGCTCTCTACAATGTTCCTGTCTATGAGACTCAGGTAGGGTTCAAGTACGTTGGCCCCAAGATGATGGAGGTCGACGCCATACTTGGAGGAGAGGAAAGCGGCGGATTTGGGTTCAAGGGGCACATTCCAGAGAGAGATGGGACCTTGGCTGGTCTGGTGATCCTTGATCTTGTCATGCATCTGGGACTACCTCTAAGTAAGGTAATACAGCAGATAGAAGAGAAGGTAGGTAAGTCGTACTATAAGAGAATTGATCTTACCTTCCCAGCAGAGCAGCGTTCTGAGATTATTGAGCGGCTTAGGAGTAATCCTCCTGAAACGTTGCTTGGACAAAAAGTGGTGAAGTTCCAGACTGAAGATGGCTTCAAGTACACTCTTGAAAACGACACTTGGTTGCTAATACGATTCTCTGGAACGGAGCCTGTTATAAGGATCTATACCGAAACTGATTCGCCTGACAAGCTTGATCAAATGCTAAATGAGGGGCGCAAGCTAGCTGGAGTATAGGATTGCTGTTATGAACCTTGAGGGAAAATCAAGAGAAGATTCTTTGGAGCTTATAGCTAGCGAAGTAAGGAAGTGTACTAAATGTCCTCTTAGTGCTACGCGCACCAATGCTGTTCCTGGGGAGGGTAATCCCTCCGCACAAATAATGTTCATTGGCGAAGGGCCTGGTTTTAATGAGGACAGACAAGGTAGGCCGTTTGTTGGGGCAGCTGGTGCTTTTCTAAACGAGTTGTTGCAATCAGTTGGACTCAGGCGTGAGGATGTCTTCATAACTAATGTGGTCAAGTGTAGACCTCCTGGGAATAGGGATCCTTTGCCTGAGGAGATACAAGCGTGTAGCTGTTATCTCGATCGTCAGATCGAGCTTATCAAACCTGCGGTCATAGTGACCTTGGGAAGATATTCGATGGCCAGGTATTTTCCTAATGAGCGTATCTCTAGGATTCACGGCCAGCCAAGAAGAATAGGGGATCTAACCGTGGTTCCCTTGTTCCATCCAGCTGCTGCTCTGCATCAACCTGCGCTCAAAGAGACCTCGATCTCCGACTTCAAGAAGATACCTAAGATAGTAGAAGAGGCCCTTGCTGCTCGTGCTAGTAAGCAGGGTGAAGACCAGGATGATCACGACAATGATAATACTGAATCTCTAGAACAACTGAAACTTTTCTAATTAGAGATTCTAACATAGAGATATGTATCTGAAAGGATCTAGAAGTGCCTGACAGTGTCAGAGTAATACCCCTTGGCGGTGTAGGTGAAGTAGGCAAGAATATGCTTGCCGTAGAATATGGGAATGAGATCCTTTTACTGGATTGTGGTCTGGCCTTCCCCGAAGAGGATATGCTTGGCGTGGACCTACTCATTCCCGATATCCAGTACTTACTCAAGTCTCGTAAGCGTATAGTAGCTTATTGTATTTCGCATGGTCATGAAGACCATATAGGTGCTTTGCCCTACATACTCCGTGATATAGATGCGCCCATATATGCCACCCCCTTAACTAGGGGGCTAATAGAGGTAAAGCTAAAAGAAGCTAACCTATTGCAGTCTGCACGCCTTAGAACATATAAGGACGGAGATGTTGTCAAGATAGGTAAATTTACTGTAGAGCCGTTCCATGTTACTCATAGCATCCCTGATGCAGTGGGACTAGCGATAACATGCCCTGTGGGTACTATTGTTTACACAGGTGATTTCAAGTTTGATCCTACGCCTGTGGATGGCAAGCAAGCAAATTACGGGCTTATAGCTCAAATAGGCCGAAGGGGTGTACTTACTCTTCTGTCCGACTGTGTGCATGTTGAGACTAAGGGCCACACACCTAGCGAGCAGGTTGTAGGTGATACCTTCAGAAGAGTATTTGCTGAAGCTAAAGGAAGGATCATTATAGCTACCTTTGCATCCCTTATAGCTAGAGTACAGCAGATAATAAACGTTGCTGCCGAATATGGCCGCAAGGTAGCAGTTGTCGGCAGGAGCCTTGAGAGTAATGTTGCTATGGCGAGAGAGCTAGGGTACCTGGATCCTAAAGATGGTACTCTCGTTCCCCTGCATCAACTGCGGAAGGAAGATGCAGACAGATCTGTGCTGATAGTCACGGGTAGTCAAGGAGAGCCCACTAGCGTACTCAATCGCATTGCAAACCAGGACTACCGCCACGTGAAGATAGTGCCCGGAGATACAGTTATTATCTCGGCTACTCCAATCCCTGGCAACGAGACAGCCGTATCCAGAATAATCAACAACCTGTTTGCACTGGGCGCCGACGTCATCTATAGCGCCATAGATACCGTGCATGTTTCAGGGCATGCCAGCTCGGAAGAGTTGAGACTCATGCTTAATCTTGTACGGCCAAAGTATGTTGTTCCTGTACATGGTGAGATGAGGCACTTAGTAATGTACAAGCGCCTCGCTATGAGTGTGGGCATTCCTGAGGACCACATCCTAATACCTGAAAATGGAGCCATAATGGAGTTCAGTAAGGAGCAAGCCCGCATAGTAGAGGTTTATCCGAATAACATGGTGTATGTTGATGGCATATCTGTCGGTGACGTGGACCATGTGGTGCTGAGAGATAGAAAGCTGCTTTCAAGAGATGGTATGGTGATAGTCGTGGTAGGTATCGATCGAAATGACGGTAGCATTCTGGCAGGTCCAGATATTATCTCTAGGGGCTTTCTGTACGCAGGCGAGGATGATAACTTGCTGGAAGAGGCCAAGGAGCTAGTATCTAACAGTATCAGGCATCAAGAGGAAAGTCCTCCCCCACCAGAATGGAGTTGGGCTCATCGTAAAATCAAAGATATATTAGGCGAATTCCTCTACAAACGGACCGGTAGACGCCCTATGATTTTACCAGTGGTAATGGAGATCTAGTCCATTGGTAAAAGGGGGCTTTTGAGTGTCATCCAGTACCAAAAGACAGCCGGTAAAGGCTAAGTCCGGTAGCCAGCGGTCTACAAGCAAGACTATGGTTAGAACTCCGAAATCTAGCAGGTCTTCGTCGCAACCTAAAAATCGGTTGTCTCAGACGCCGACTAGTGGACGATACCCTGCGAGCACGCAGGTACGACTCTTTGGCATCATGTCGCTTATTCTAATAAGCCTTGCTGCGATCTATTACACTTCTGTTGAAGGCTCATTATCTGGGGCTGTAGGCGAGCTATTCTCGCACCTGGGTATAGTATCGATCCTGGTACTAATTGTGTTCGTAGGTGTGCCTGTTCTGGCTCTATTTGCTCCACGCCTCTTACTGGAATACGTTGATGTGAAGAGATTGTCTGCCGTCTTATTTCTAGCTGTGTCTGGGCTAACCTCGTTGGGGTTCTTGCAATTAGGAGGTGTGTGGGGTAATAGCCTGGCAGATGTTCTCTGGCAGGCCATGGGGGTAGGGGCAGCGGCGTTAGTTCTTGTAGGACTCCTAATAGGTTTACTGCTCCTTGGCGTTCCTCTCAGGAATATCCGAGATGGGTTCTTCCTTTGTCTTAAGCTAGCTGTGAGAGGCTCTGTGTTGTTAGCTAGGCTTATTTCTAAGCTTGCAAAGCTTCTCATATCCTGCTTCCGTGCCGTATTAGTTCGCTTTGCTCAATTTATGAAGTCCAGGAGGAAACCTGTAGTAGTTGTCAATCATGTCAAGCCCACTACCACCAAGAAAGTCCCGAGGGATATAAGGGAGATACCCAAACTAGTCCTCCCTCAGAAGGAAGATCCTGTTGTCTCACAGAATATTAGTAGTGGTCCGCTACCTCCTATAGAGCTGCTTGAGCCTTCTGAACAGGTTGAGATTAGTGAAATAGATGCCATGCAAAAAGCAAAGATCATAGAGGATACGCTAAGTACGTTTGGTGTAGAGGCTTATGTCAGGGAGATCAATCCAGGACCTACGGTCACTCAGTTTGCCTTAGAGCCTGGCCGAGGCACCAAAGTTAGTAAGATTACATCCCTTCAGAATGATCTTGCCCTGGCTCTAGCAGCTTCGTCTATAAGGATAGAAGCCCCAGTACCAGGCAAGCCGAGGGTGGGTATAGAGATTCCAAATAGTCAGTCTATAACGGTCAAGCTAAGGGATGTAATGGATACCTCGGAGTTCCAGAACTCTAAAGCAAAGCTCAAGCTCGCTCTTGGTAGGGGTGTAACTGGTAGACCAGTAGTGGGCGACCTTGCTAAGATGCCCCACCTGTTGATAGCGGGTGCTACAGGAGCCGGCAAGAGTGTATGCCTGAACAGTATCATAACCGGACTGCTGTTTCAACATACGCCAGATACTCTGAGGTTTCTGATGGTAGATCCCAAGATGGTAGAACTGAAGACCTATGACGGTATCCCACACTTACTCTGGCCTGTAGTTACCGATACTAGCAAGGTTGTGGGCGTGCTAAAGTATGCCGTCGCTGAGATGGAAAGGCGCTACAAGCTCCTGTCTGAGTTGGGTATTCGTAATATAGATGCCTATAATAAGCGGGCTGAAAGCGATAATCAGCCTAAGCTGCCACAAATTGTGATTATAATCGACGAGTTGGCAGACCTAATGATGGTGGCTCCAGATGAGGTTGAGGCGCTTATATGTAGACTAGCTCAAATGGCTAGGGCGGTGGGTATACACCTAGTTATAGCTACACAGAGACCTTCCGTTGATGTACTTACTGGTCTTATAAAAGCTAATTTCCCTTCACGTATCGCTTTTGCAGTTAGCTCTCAGATAGATTCTAGGGTCATACTTGATATGCCGGGAGCTGAGAGGCTGCTCGGACGTGGTGATATGCTCTTCCTTGGTCCGGATTCATCCAAGCCTATTCGTGTTCAGGGCACGCACGTATCTGATGTAGAGATAGAGTCAGTCGTTAAGCACTGGATACAGGTGCAGCCGGCACAGTATGATCCTGAGGTAGGGAGGATTATTGACGCAGAGACTCAGAAGACTACAGATGCTGCTGAAGACCCTCTGTATCAGGAGGCCGTTGAGATCGCAAACTCCACCACCAAGGTCTCTACAAGCCTATTGCAGCGGAGATTGAGAATAGGCTACAACCGAGCCTCAAGGCTTATGGATGCTCTAAGGGATAACGGTGTCATAGATGCAACATCTGAAGGTTGAAATGTAACTTGACATAGATATATCCTGTTATGAGGAATATAGCTTTGTTATGAGCAAAGATAGAGAGCTAAAAGACAATGGCCAAATAGCAGATCAAGCTGCTTTACAGCTCTCTCAGAGAGTCCAGAGGTTTCTCGAGGAACTCCGAGAGATGCGGCAAAGGGTCAAGTCCCTGCTGGATGCCAAGCAGCTGGATTTGGACCAGTTGCGTATATTGCTGGATGATCTGCAGTATGCCAGTGAGGATCTAACTGGTAGAGATGGTGAGAGGTGGAAAACAAGGTTAGAGGCCTTAAGCCGGACGGAAATATCTATCAGGGATGAGATCACAAAGCTAAAGCAGGTCCTGGAGAGGATAGATGGATTCATTCAGGTAATCTCACTCGCAGATACTATAGAAGACAACACGGACTCTGGCTTTAAGGATGCCTTTACCTTAATGCGTGTTTTGCAAGGACAAGAGATGGAGCGTTCCCGGCTTGCAAGGGAAGTTCATGATGGCCCTGCCCAGGTAATGGCCAATGCCATAATGGCCATAGAGTATTGCGAGCGTTTACTTGAACGCAGGCCTCAGAGCCTTCCGAGCGAATTACATCGCATAAAACTATCCTTGCGCCAAGGCCTGGAAGAAGTCAGGAGATTTATATACGATCTGCGCCCAAGTGATCTGACTAGAGAGGGTATAATAGCTACTTTACGTAAGTATGCAGAGGATTATCAGCAACAGGGCATTGAGGTATCTATAGATATAGATGAGGCAATTGATAAACTGACCAACGATGAGCAGAAATTCGCTCTGTTTAGGATCATACAGGAGGCTATGCAGAACTCCCGTAAGCATGCTTCTGCCAGCGAGGTCAGGATTCAAGGACGTATAGTGCGTGACGAGAGCGTAGAGCTTCTAATAGCAGATAACGGAAGAGGGTTTGATCCCGAAGATAGAAGTGAACGGGGTGAACACTACGGTCTTAGAAACATGAAAGAAAGGGCCGAGGCCTTGCAAGGGACTCTTGATATAAAGTCTTCCATAGATGATGGTACCGTAATTCGTGTTGTCTTCCCCATATCTAAAGTTTTGGCTGCTCGGTATTGAGTCTTCAGGGGCATGGATTATGGGCATCAAAGTACTACTGGTAGATGACCATCCTTTATTTAGACAAGGAGTGTCCCATGCGCTCTCTAACTTCCCAGACCTGGAGGTAGTTGGAGAGGCATCTGACGGACAGGCTGCAATAAGATTAGTTGATAAGCTTTCCCCTGATGTGGTAGTGGTTGACATAAACCTGGAAGGTCTTAATGGCCTTGAGGCGACCAGAGTTATAAGAAGAAGATATCCCAATGTGGGAGTGGTTATTCTTACTATGCATGAAGATGATGAACAGCTATTCAATGCCATCAAGGCTGGAGCTGCTGCGTACGTGACTAAAGACACATCTCCCGATAGGTTAGTAGATATTATTCGTCGAGTCGGTAAGGGAGAATACATAATTAACGAAAACCTGATAACCAAGCCTTTTGTTGCCTCCCGAGTTCTGAAGCAGTTCCGAGACCTGGCAGCGCTTGAAGACGAAGAGAATTTATTCACTCCGCTAACTAGCAGAGAAGTCGAGATCCTAGACTGCATCGCTAGAGGAATGAGCAACAAGGAAATTGCTCGCCAGATGTCCATATCAGATCAGACTGTAAAGAATCACATAACATCCATCTTGCGCAAGCTTGCCGTAAATGATCGCACACAGGCCGTTATTTACGCCCTAAAAAGGGGATGGATAAAGATAAACGACGAGACTTAGTACTAACTACCCTTTCCTGCCAAATTCTCTCTCAAGTTGAGATTTCGTAAGTTCCAATATAGTTGGCCTCCCGTGTGCACATGCAGTGGGAAAGTTAGTTTGCTCTAGCTGTTCTATGAGAGATCGCATTTCCTGCATCGATAGCTGTTGCCCCGCTTTTATAGCGCTTCTACATGCTAGCGATACTGCTACAGCGTTTCTCCTGAGCTCGACGTTGGAGAAGTTGTTGATATCTTGACATAGGTCTTCGATAAAAGCCATGACCTCTTCCTTAGGAAGTATTGCAGGGATAGATCTAACGATTATCTCTTTGACGCCAAAAGATTCGGCCTCAAAGCCTAATCTGTTCAGTTCGTCGACCAGGTTCTTCATAAACGTTGCTTGATGATCTCCCAGCGTAATTATGAGGGGATCAAGAAGCATCTGGGAGGCTACTTTGTCTGTTTCAAGCTCCTTCTGTATTCTCTCCAAAAGTATCCTTTCGTGAGCTGCATGCTGGTCTATAAGGTACATGCCGTTTGGCCCTTCCGCGATTATGTAAGTGAGAGCTATCTGTCCAAGCACGCGTAGAGGCGGCAACTTGGGCAGTGTTCTCTCTTCCTCTAAACTGCTAGTTGCTTCCGTCGAAGTTGATTCGATATGTTGGTGCGTTTGGGTAGATGTAGTTACATGCCAGGCATGCTTCTCTGATATAGAGGCAGAGTTGAAGCTAAATGCAAGTGGCCTCAGCTTGCCTTGAGGTTGATCATCTTGAGGGAGTTCTGCATCTCGCGAAGAAAATGCTTCCTGGAGAGCGGTCCTTATGGTTCTTCCAACTACACTCGCTACTCTTCTATCGTCCGCAAACCTAACTTCGGCCTTAGTGGGGTGTACGTTGACGTCCACAAACTCAGGGGGAATTAGCAAGTTGATTATTACTATAGGAAACCTTCCTACCATAAGGAGAGATGAATAACTTTCTTGTATCGCAAACATCAACTGCTTAGCTGAAACCGGACGGCCATTGACAAACACATGTATATCTGATCTATTACTACGGTTTATAGATGGTAGACTTACATAGCCCTTGATCTCTATCTCGTCTTCTTCATATGCTACTGGAATCATATGGTCTCTAATCTGCAGACCAAAAACTGATCCTATGCAATCTAGGATGTTACCTTTACCAAAAGTTTCAAGTTGTTTTTTGCCGTCTATCTGTAGTTCAAACGCTATATTGGGATGACCTAGGGCGTATTGCTTGACTGTGGACGTAATTCTGGATGCTTCCGATGTAGGTCCT includes these proteins:
- the mutL gene encoding DNA mismatch repair endonuclease MutL, encoding MVRNIKPLDQETIRQLAAGEVVERPASVVKELIDNSIDASATKIQIYVENGGLDLIRVVDNGTGIPRKDLELCVQKHATSKISSPEDLYKINTLGFRGEALYAIASVSRLRIRSKHGDSPGAELECLSPGNTRIRTVGMPQGTQVEVRNLFYNVPARLKFIGGPTSEASRITSTVKQYALGHPNIAFELQIDGKKQLETFGKGNILDCIGSVFGLQIRDHMIPVAYEEDEIEIKGYVSLPSINRSNRSDIHVFVNGRPVSAKQLMFAIQESYSSLLMVGRFPIVIINLLIPPEFVDVNVHPTKAEVRFADDRRVASVVGRTIRTALQEAFSSRDAELPQDDQPQGKLRPLAFSFNSASISEKHAWHVTTSTQTHQHIESTSTEATSSLEEERTLPKLPPLRVLGQIALTYIIAEGPNGMYLIDQHAAHERILLERIQKELETDKVASQMLLDPLIITLGDHQATFMKNLVDELNRLGFEAESFGVKEIIVRSIPAILPKEEVMAFIEDLCQDINNFSNVELRRNAVAVSLACRSAIKAGQQLSMQEMRSLIEQLEQTNFPTACAHGRPTILELTKSQLEREFGRKG